From a region of the Streptomyces sp. NBC_00193 genome:
- a CDS encoding SRPBCC family protein — protein MAVLNVHERVLRADGERVGTLVDSLASGADDRLWPHGSWPAMRLDPCLAVGARGGHGPIRYTVSAYEPGVRARFEFTGPRGFVGYHEFTVRPLEDGERTLLRHTLAMTTHGPARVSWPLVFRWLHDALAEDALDRAELACSGTVARPARWSPYVRLLRGVITRLPRR, from the coding sequence ATGGCAGTACTGAACGTGCACGAGAGGGTCCTGCGGGCGGACGGGGAGCGGGTCGGCACACTGGTCGACTCGCTGGCCTCCGGGGCCGACGACCGGCTCTGGCCGCACGGGAGCTGGCCGGCGATGCGGCTCGACCCGTGTCTTGCGGTCGGGGCGAGGGGCGGACACGGGCCGATCCGGTACACCGTGTCGGCCTACGAACCGGGGGTGCGGGCCCGCTTCGAGTTCACCGGACCGCGCGGTTTCGTCGGGTACCACGAGTTCACCGTGCGGCCGCTGGAGGACGGGGAGCGCACGCTGCTGCGCCACACCCTCGCGATGACCACGCACGGTCCGGCGCGGGTCAGCTGGCCGCTGGTGTTCCGCTGGCTGCACGACGCGCTCGCCGAGGACGCCCTCGACCGGGCCGAGCTGGCCTGCTCCGGTACGGTCGCGCGGCCCGCGCGCTGGAGTCCGTACGTCCGTCTGCTGCGCGGGGTGATCACGCGGCTGCCGCGCCGGTGA
- a CDS encoding CoA ester lyase → MILTWLYVPGDRPEVVFKALHAGADAVIVDLEDAVSASRKEYARGATAELLGDLHPVPVHVRVNALDSPWGVADLCALGGLHGLAGLRLPKISSPEQIVSTADRTPGVALYALLESAIGVERAYEIARAHPALRGLSLGEADLRADLGVTAESGLDWPRSRVVVAARAAGLAPPAQSVFPDIRNLEALAASCARGRALGFLGRAAIHPRQLPVIERAYLPGPAEVSAAEEIVAAARRTPGAVALPDGRFVDPAMLAGAERIVALSRRDAPVLS, encoded by the coding sequence GTGATCCTGACCTGGCTCTACGTACCCGGCGACCGCCCCGAGGTGGTGTTCAAGGCCCTGCACGCCGGGGCCGACGCCGTCATCGTGGACCTGGAGGACGCGGTGTCGGCCTCGCGCAAGGAGTACGCCCGCGGCGCCACCGCCGAGTTGCTCGGCGACCTGCACCCGGTGCCGGTCCACGTCCGCGTCAATGCCCTGGACTCCCCGTGGGGCGTCGCCGACCTCTGCGCCCTGGGCGGGCTCCACGGCCTCGCCGGGCTGCGCCTGCCCAAGATCTCCTCGCCGGAGCAGATCGTCTCCACCGCCGACCGCACCCCCGGGGTGGCCCTGTACGCCCTGCTGGAGTCGGCGATCGGCGTGGAACGGGCCTACGAGATCGCCCGCGCGCACCCCGCCCTGCGCGGCCTGTCCCTGGGCGAGGCCGACCTGCGGGCCGACCTGGGCGTCACCGCGGAGTCGGGCCTGGACTGGCCGCGCTCCCGGGTGGTGGTCGCGGCCCGCGCGGCCGGGCTCGCACCGCCGGCCCAGTCGGTGTTCCCCGACATCCGGAACCTGGAGGCACTGGCGGCCTCCTGCGCCCGGGGCCGCGCCCTCGGCTTCCTGGGCCGTGCGGCGATCCATCCGCGCCAGCTCCCGGTGATCGAGCGGGCCTACCTGCCCGGCCCGGCGGAGGTCAGCGCCGCCGAGGAGATCGTGGCCGCGGCCCGCCGCACCCCGGGCGCGGTGGCCCTGCCCGACGGCCGCTTCGTCGATCCGGCGATGCTGGCGGGCGCGGAGCGGATCGTGGCCCTGTCCCGCCGGGACGCGCCGGTACTCTCCTGA